The following are from one region of the Melaminivora suipulveris genome:
- a CDS encoding ABC transporter ATP-binding protein, whose product MSATTASGRPVLLRAEGVTKHYGKFVALGGVDLQVRANTVHSVIGPNGAGKTTLFHMLTGNKTVSGGRIVFDGHDVTREPDHRRVRRGMARSFQVTSLFLTLPVRENLRLAAQGVAPAKALDCWNAPLGARSCADTVAQVLERVGLARHAGTPAGNLSHGQQRRLEVGMALAARPKAIFLDEPTSGMGIDDLDDMKRLIQGLKDEHTVVLIEHNMGIVMDISDTITVMQLGRVLAEGVPDQIRGDERVRSAYLGNMITGGKA is encoded by the coding sequence ATGAGCGCCACCACCGCATCCGGGCGCCCCGTGCTGCTGCGCGCCGAGGGCGTGACCAAGCACTACGGCAAGTTCGTCGCGCTGGGCGGCGTCGACCTGCAGGTGCGCGCCAACACCGTGCACTCGGTGATCGGCCCGAACGGCGCCGGCAAGACCACGCTGTTCCACATGCTCACCGGCAACAAGACGGTGAGCGGCGGGCGCATCGTGTTCGACGGGCATGACGTGACGCGCGAGCCCGACCACCGGCGCGTGCGCCGCGGCATGGCGCGCTCGTTCCAGGTCACCAGCCTGTTTTTGACGCTGCCGGTGCGTGAGAACCTGCGCCTGGCTGCGCAGGGCGTTGCGCCGGCCAAGGCGCTGGACTGCTGGAACGCCCCGCTGGGTGCGCGCTCGTGCGCCGACACCGTCGCGCAGGTGCTGGAGCGCGTGGGCCTGGCGCGCCACGCCGGCACGCCGGCGGGCAACCTGTCGCACGGCCAACAGCGGCGCCTGGAAGTGGGCATGGCGCTGGCCGCACGGCCCAAGGCCATCTTCCTGGACGAGCCGACTTCGGGCATGGGCATCGACGACCTGGACGACATGAAGCGCCTGATCCAGGGCCTGAAGGACGAGCACACCGTGGTGCTCATCGAGCACAACATGGGCATCGTCATGGACATCTCCGACACCATCACCGTGATGCAGCTGGGCCGCGTGCTGGCCGAGGGCGTGCCCGACCAGATCCGCGGCGACGAGCGCGTGCGCAGCGCCTACCTGGGCAACATGATCACCGGAGGCAAGGCATGA
- a CDS encoding M81 family metallopeptidase yields the protein MKALIARLNHETNTFSPVPTPLEAFAPTYGEQAWQANKGMRTAMAAFIDLAEQWGASLVTPVSAMANPSGPVDAGAYAQLTQRIVDAAPGCDAILLDLHGAMVAEGSDDGEGDLLARLRAAAPGVPLAVALDLHGNITEKMVRNADVMVGFKTYPHVDMYETGEHAGRLLGQMLRGEARFQVCWRQLPLMSHTLRSTTLEGAMRDAVDAARALEAGGLPAATVFAGFSLADIAAPCVSVVATCRAEALESAQAAVDALAQQIWQRRSGYVYRSEPLADSLRRAAGLARGATRPVLLLDHGDNCMSGGTCDTMDVLQAALAQGLSGIAVGPVCDPQAVAQLIAAGEGAQVEIALGNKVALQRIGLHKQPLVLRGTVGAVSDGSYTVTGPIYTGQRCHMGRSVRLDTDAAQIVVTEQTHEPWDLGVFHCVGLDPTQARFVLLKSRMYCRPVFVPLSAGLVECDSPGVTTSDYGRFPFEHVRRPVYPLDAL from the coding sequence GTGAAGGCCCTGATCGCCCGCCTGAACCACGAGACCAACACCTTCTCGCCCGTGCCCACGCCGCTGGAAGCATTCGCACCCACCTACGGCGAGCAGGCCTGGCAAGCCAACAAGGGCATGCGCACTGCCATGGCGGCGTTCATCGACCTGGCCGAACAATGGGGCGCGAGCCTGGTCACGCCGGTCTCGGCCATGGCCAACCCCAGCGGCCCGGTCGATGCCGGTGCCTACGCGCAGCTGACGCAGCGCATCGTCGACGCGGCGCCCGGCTGCGACGCCATCCTGTTGGATCTGCACGGCGCCATGGTGGCCGAGGGCAGCGACGACGGCGAGGGCGACCTGCTGGCGCGCCTACGCGCCGCCGCGCCGGGCGTGCCGCTGGCCGTCGCGCTGGACCTGCACGGCAACATCACCGAGAAAATGGTACGCAACGCCGACGTGATGGTGGGCTTCAAGACCTATCCGCACGTCGACATGTACGAAACCGGCGAGCACGCGGGCCGGCTGCTGGGGCAGATGCTGCGCGGCGAGGCGCGCTTCCAAGTCTGCTGGCGCCAGCTGCCCCTGATGAGCCATACGCTGCGCAGTACCACGCTGGAAGGCGCGATGCGGGATGCGGTGGACGCTGCGCGCGCGCTGGAGGCCGGCGGCCTGCCTGCGGCGACGGTGTTCGCCGGCTTCTCGCTGGCCGACATCGCCGCTCCCTGCGTGAGCGTGGTCGCCACCTGCCGCGCCGAGGCGCTCGAATCGGCCCAGGCCGCGGTGGACGCGCTGGCGCAGCAGATCTGGCAGCGGCGCAGCGGCTACGTCTACCGCAGCGAGCCACTGGCCGACTCGCTGCGCCGCGCGGCCGGGCTGGCACGCGGCGCGACGCGGCCGGTGCTGCTGCTGGACCACGGCGACAACTGCATGTCCGGCGGTACCTGCGACACCATGGACGTGCTGCAGGCGGCGCTGGCGCAAGGGCTCTCCGGCATCGCCGTGGGGCCGGTGTGCGACCCGCAGGCGGTGGCGCAGCTCATCGCGGCCGGCGAAGGCGCGCAGGTCGAGATCGCGCTGGGCAACAAGGTGGCGCTGCAGCGCATCGGTCTGCACAAGCAGCCCCTGGTGCTGCGCGGCACGGTAGGCGCGGTAAGCGATGGCAGCTACACCGTCACCGGCCCGATCTACACCGGCCAGCGCTGCCACATGGGCCGCAGCGTGCGCCTGGACACGGACGCCGCGCAGATCGTGGTGACCGAGCAGACGCACGAGCCCTGGGATCTGGGCGTGTTTCACTGCGTCGGGCTGGACCCGACGCAGGCGCGCTTCGTGCTGCTGAAGTCGCGCATGTACTGCCGGCCGGTGTTCGTGCCGCTGTCGGCGGGCCTGGTGGAGTGCGACAGCCCCGGCGTGACCACCTCGGACTACGGCCGCTTCCCGTTCGAGCACGTGCGCCGGCCGGTCTATCCGCTGGATGCGCTTTGA
- a CDS encoding Zn-dependent hydrolase has protein sequence MSLQSISPSAAALRTDGARLWQSLMDLARIGATLKGGVCRIALTDLDGQGRDLFVRWAQEAGCSIRVDAIGNIFARRAGADDSLPPVMTGSHIDTQPTGGKFDGNYGVLAGLEVLRTLDAAGVRTRAPLEVAVWTNEEGSRFVPVMMGSGVFCGAFTLEHALDQRDAQGVSVGEALAQIGYAGAAGPAPAVGAYFEAHIEQGPVLENHGRVIGVVTAALGQRWYDVSVQGMEAHAGPTPMELRRDALLAASELVLEINRIATERRPHARSTVGTIEVFPNSRNVIPGRARFSVDLRAPDDAQLLDMDAALRTACARVAAERGLQIDIEQVVYFPPQPFMPQLTEAVRANAEDLGYSHMDVVSGAGHDAVYLARVAPAAMIFVPCADGISHNEVESAEPAHLEAGCNVLLRAMLAAAGVAP, from the coding sequence ATGTCGCTTCAATCCATTTCCCCCTCGGCGGCCGCGCTGCGCACCGACGGCGCGCGCCTGTGGCAATCGCTCATGGACCTGGCCCGCATCGGCGCCACCCTCAAGGGCGGCGTGTGCCGCATCGCCCTCACCGACCTGGACGGCCAGGGGCGCGACCTGTTCGTGCGCTGGGCGCAGGAGGCCGGCTGCAGCATCCGCGTCGATGCCATCGGCAACATCTTCGCGCGCCGCGCGGGCGCAGATGACAGCCTGCCGCCCGTGATGACGGGCAGCCACATCGACACCCAGCCCACCGGCGGCAAGTTCGACGGCAACTATGGCGTGCTGGCCGGGCTGGAGGTGCTGCGCACGCTCGATGCCGCTGGCGTGCGCACGCGTGCCCCGCTGGAGGTGGCCGTCTGGACGAATGAGGAGGGCTCGCGCTTCGTGCCGGTGATGATGGGCTCGGGCGTGTTTTGCGGCGCCTTCACGCTGGAGCACGCGCTGGACCAGCGCGACGCCCAGGGCGTGAGCGTGGGCGAGGCGCTGGCGCAGATCGGCTACGCCGGCGCCGCCGGCCCGGCGCCGGCGGTGGGCGCGTACTTCGAGGCGCACATCGAGCAGGGCCCGGTGCTGGAGAACCACGGGCGGGTGATCGGCGTGGTCACGGCCGCGCTGGGCCAGCGCTGGTACGACGTATCGGTGCAGGGCATGGAGGCGCACGCCGGCCCCACGCCCATGGAGCTGCGCCGCGACGCGCTGCTGGCCGCCAGCGAGCTGGTGCTGGAGATCAACCGCATCGCCACCGAGCGCCGCCCGCACGCGCGCAGCACCGTGGGCACGATCGAGGTGTTCCCGAACTCGCGCAACGTGATCCCGGGCCGGGCGCGCTTCAGCGTGGACCTGCGCGCGCCCGACGATGCCCAGCTGCTGGACATGGACGCGGCGCTACGCACGGCCTGCGCACGCGTGGCCGCCGAGCGCGGGCTGCAGATCGACATCGAGCAGGTGGTGTACTTCCCGCCCCAGCCGTTCATGCCGCAGCTGACCGAGGCCGTGCGCGCCAACGCCGAAGACCTGGGCTACAGCCACATGGACGTGGTCAGCGGCGCCGGCCACGACGCCGTGTACCTGGCGCGCGTGGCGCCGGCGGCGATGATCTTCGTGCCCTGCGCCGACGGCATCAGCCACAACGAAGTCGAGAGCGCCGAGCCGGCGCACCTGGAGGCCGGCTGCAACGTGCTGCTGCGCGCCATGCTGGCCGCGGCCGGGGTGGCGCCGTGA
- a CDS encoding branched-chain amino acid ABC transporter permease → MTRHSHLLLALAIVLAMPLFMQSGSLASEVLIYALAAMGCNLLLGYTGLLSFGQGIFFGLGSYTIALLLTRWPLPMPLALLAAVAMGSAGAAVVGWIAIRQRGTYFVMLTLAFAQMFYFIAYSLPGLTGGDNGLLDVPRPSLAIAGHTLWPLASPWQYYGFVAALFLLTFWLLRRVCDSVFGRTLLAVRDNEERAAAVGYDLRLLKLQAFVISGAVTGLAGALHAMMTGIAPLSNVEYHTSEMIIVITVIGGTGNLLASVLGAAFYVLLGDWLSTLWPRWLLLLGVVLMVVSLGLQRGLWGLGESLWALLRRKDAAPATPAAEPGAAAPNGGQA, encoded by the coding sequence ATGACCCGCCACTCCCACCTCCTGCTGGCGCTGGCCATCGTGCTGGCCATGCCGCTGTTCATGCAATCCGGCTCGCTCGCCAGCGAAGTGCTGATCTACGCGCTGGCCGCCATGGGGTGCAACCTGCTGCTGGGCTACACCGGGCTGCTGTCGTTCGGCCAGGGCATCTTCTTCGGCCTGGGCAGCTACACCATCGCCCTGCTGCTGACGCGCTGGCCGCTGCCCATGCCGCTGGCGCTGCTGGCGGCGGTCGCCATGGGCTCGGCCGGCGCCGCCGTGGTGGGCTGGATCGCCATCCGCCAGCGCGGCACCTACTTCGTCATGCTGACGCTGGCATTCGCGCAGATGTTCTATTTCATCGCCTACTCGCTGCCCGGCCTCACCGGCGGCGACAACGGTCTGCTGGACGTCCCGCGCCCATCGCTGGCCATCGCCGGGCACACGTTGTGGCCGCTGGCCTCGCCCTGGCAGTACTACGGCTTCGTCGCCGCGCTGTTCCTGCTGACCTTCTGGCTGCTGCGGCGGGTGTGCGATTCGGTGTTCGGCCGCACCCTGCTGGCAGTGCGCGACAACGAGGAGCGCGCCGCCGCCGTGGGCTACGACCTGCGCCTGCTGAAGCTCCAGGCGTTCGTGATCTCTGGCGCCGTCACCGGCCTGGCCGGCGCGCTGCACGCCATGATGACCGGCATCGCGCCGCTGTCCAACGTCGAGTACCACACCAGCGAGATGATCATCGTGATCACCGTGATCGGCGGCACCGGCAACCTGCTGGCCTCGGTGCTGGGCGCGGCGTTCTACGTGCTGCTGGGCGATTGGCTGTCCACGCTGTGGCCGCGCTGGCTGCTGCTGCTGGGCGTGGTGCTGATGGTCGTCAGCCTGGGGCTGCAGCGTGGCCTGTGGGGCCTGGGCGAGAGCCTGTGGGCGCTGCTGCGCCGCAAGGACGCGGCGCCCGCCACACCCGCGGCCGAACCCGGCGCCGCCGCACCGAATGGAGGCCAGGCATGA
- a CDS encoding branched-chain amino acid ABC transporter permease, translated as MSIYLLQTINGIGIGMLYFLLAVGLSIVFGLLRFVNFAHGAFYLFGAYFCYQMTRWGWSFWWSLLLAPLAVGAIGWATEKLLLRHVYAKPHEFHILVTVGLALVVQELVILQWGPLGDSVATPELLQGVVMWGSFVYPKYRLFVIGFTAVLAVLLWWLLEGTRLGSAVRAGSESTEMVSLLGMNVFAIFSLVFALGAATAALAGVLAAPIRGAEPFMGIEALGVAFVIVVVGGLGSFSGALVGGLLIGIVQSVMSTLWPEGARIMIYVAMAAVLLLRPHGLLGRKG; from the coding sequence ATGAGCATCTACCTGCTACAGACCATCAACGGAATCGGCATCGGCATGCTGTATTTCCTGTTGGCCGTGGGCCTGTCCATCGTCTTCGGCCTGCTGCGCTTCGTGAACTTCGCGCACGGCGCGTTCTACCTGTTTGGCGCGTATTTCTGCTACCAGATGACGCGCTGGGGCTGGAGCTTCTGGTGGTCGCTGCTGCTCGCGCCCCTGGCCGTGGGCGCCATCGGCTGGGCGACAGAGAAGCTGCTGCTGCGCCACGTGTACGCCAAGCCGCACGAGTTCCACATCCTGGTCACCGTGGGCCTGGCGCTGGTGGTGCAGGAGCTGGTGATCCTGCAGTGGGGCCCGCTGGGCGACAGCGTGGCCACGCCCGAGCTGCTGCAGGGCGTGGTCATGTGGGGCAGCTTCGTCTACCCGAAATACCGGCTGTTCGTGATCGGCTTCACCGCCGTGCTGGCGGTGCTGCTGTGGTGGCTGCTGGAGGGCACGCGCCTGGGCAGCGCGGTGCGCGCGGGCAGTGAATCGACCGAGATGGTGTCGCTTTTGGGCATGAACGTGTTCGCCATCTTCAGCCTGGTGTTCGCCCTGGGCGCGGCCACGGCGGCACTGGCCGGCGTGCTGGCGGCGCCGATCCGCGGCGCCGAACCCTTCATGGGCATCGAGGCGCTGGGCGTGGCCTTCGTGATCGTCGTGGTCGGCGGGCTGGGCAGCTTCAGCGGCGCGCTGGTCGGCGGACTGCTCATCGGCATCGTGCAGAGCGTGATGAGCACGCTGTGGCCGGAGGGCGCGCGCATCATGATCTACGTGGCCATGGCCGCTGTGCTGCTGCTGCGCCCCCATGGCCTGCTGGGCCGCAAAGGATGA
- a CDS encoding NADP-dependent malic enzyme yields MPDHTAPTATDKRALLRRAALEYHEFPQPGKIAIAATKQMSNQHDLALAYSPGVAAPCEEIVKDPAAAFRYTARGNLVGVVTNGTAVLGLGDIGPLAGKPVMEGKGVLFKKFSGIDVFDIEIDEKDPEKLVEIIAALEPTFGGINLEDIKAPDCFYVERRLRERMKIPVFHDDQHGTAIVVGAAILNGLKVAGKDIARVKLVASGAGAAALACLNLLVKLGLPRSNIWVTDIAGVVWRGRPELMDEDKAQFAQDTELRALSQVIDGADVFLGLSAGGVLKKDMVAKMAANPLIFALANPNPEIAPEDVQEVRGDAIIATGRTDYPNQVNNVLCFPYIFRGALDCGATTITTEMEIASVHAIAELAQAEQSEVVAAAYAGEPLAFGREYLIPKPFDPRLMMKIAPAVAQAAHESGVAQRPIADMDAYRDHLQTFVYASGNIMKPIFMAAKQAGAQRVAFSEGEEERILRAAQIVVDEHIARPTLIGRPQVIAQRIEKFGLRLKQGEDYDVVNVEEDHRYRDFWQTYHRMTERKGITVPIAKIEMRRRLTLIGSMLLHKGEVDGLICGTWGTTAHHLQYIDQVIGKRAGARTYAAMNALLLPGRQVFIVDTHVNYDPTAEQLAEITVMAAEEIMRFGIRPKAALLSHSNFGSSNHESAAKMRQTLQLLREQAPWLEVDGEMHGDVALDEKERQELMPHGTLAGSANLLVMPNIDAANISYNLLKTAAGGGIAIGPMLLGAGAPVQVLTPSATVRRIVNMTALTVADANTAR; encoded by the coding sequence ATGCCCGACCACACGGCCCCCACCGCCACCGACAAGCGCGCCCTGCTGCGCCGCGCCGCGCTCGAATACCACGAGTTCCCGCAGCCCGGCAAGATCGCCATCGCCGCGACCAAGCAGATGAGCAACCAGCACGACCTGGCGCTGGCCTACTCGCCCGGCGTGGCCGCGCCGTGCGAGGAGATCGTCAAGGACCCGGCCGCGGCCTTCCGCTACACCGCGCGCGGCAACCTGGTGGGCGTGGTCACCAACGGCACGGCCGTGCTGGGCCTGGGCGACATCGGCCCGCTGGCCGGCAAGCCGGTCATGGAAGGCAAGGGGGTGCTGTTCAAGAAGTTCTCGGGCATCGACGTGTTCGACATCGAGATCGACGAGAAAGACCCGGAAAAGCTGGTCGAGATCATCGCCGCGCTGGAGCCCACTTTTGGCGGCATCAACCTGGAGGACATCAAGGCGCCGGACTGCTTCTATGTCGAGCGCCGCTTACGCGAGCGCATGAAGATCCCGGTGTTCCACGACGACCAGCACGGCACGGCCATCGTCGTCGGGGCGGCCATCCTGAACGGCCTGAAAGTCGCGGGTAAGGACATTGCGCGGGTCAAGCTGGTGGCCTCGGGCGCCGGCGCGGCGGCGCTGGCCTGCCTGAACCTGCTGGTCAAGCTGGGCCTGCCGCGCAGCAACATCTGGGTGACCGACATCGCCGGCGTGGTCTGGCGCGGCCGGCCCGAGCTGATGGACGAGGACAAGGCGCAGTTCGCGCAGGACACCGAGCTGCGCGCGCTGTCGCAGGTCATCGACGGCGCCGACGTGTTCCTGGGCCTGTCGGCGGGCGGCGTGCTGAAGAAGGACATGGTCGCCAAGATGGCCGCCAACCCGCTGATCTTCGCCCTGGCCAACCCCAATCCCGAGATCGCGCCCGAGGACGTGCAGGAGGTGCGAGGCGACGCCATCATCGCCACCGGGCGCACCGACTACCCCAACCAGGTCAACAACGTGCTGTGCTTTCCGTACATTTTCCGCGGCGCGCTGGACTGCGGCGCGACGACCATCACCACCGAGATGGAGATCGCCTCGGTACACGCCATCGCCGAGCTGGCGCAGGCCGAGCAGAGCGAGGTGGTGGCGGCGGCCTATGCCGGCGAGCCGCTGGCGTTCGGGCGTGAATACCTGATCCCCAAGCCGTTCGATCCGCGCCTGATGATGAAGATTGCGCCGGCCGTGGCGCAGGCGGCACATGAGTCCGGCGTGGCGCAGCGGCCCATTGCCGACATGGACGCCTATCGCGACCACCTGCAGACCTTCGTCTATGCGTCCGGCAACATCATGAAGCCCATCTTCATGGCGGCCAAGCAGGCTGGCGCGCAGCGCGTGGCCTTCTCCGAGGGCGAGGAAGAGCGCATCCTGCGCGCCGCGCAGATCGTGGTGGACGAGCACATCGCGCGCCCCACGCTTATCGGCCGCCCGCAGGTCATCGCCCAGCGCATCGAGAAATTCGGCCTGCGGCTGAAGCAGGGCGAGGACTACGACGTGGTCAACGTCGAGGAAGATCACCGCTACCGCGACTTCTGGCAGACCTACCACCGCATGACCGAGCGCAAGGGCATCACGGTGCCGATCGCAAAAATAGAGATGCGCCGGCGCCTGACGCTGATCGGCTCCATGCTGCTGCACAAGGGCGAGGTCGACGGCCTGATCTGTGGCACCTGGGGCACGACGGCGCACCACCTGCAATACATCGACCAGGTCATCGGCAAGCGCGCCGGCGCCAGGACCTACGCCGCCATGAACGCGCTGTTGCTGCCGGGCCGGCAGGTGTTCATCGTCGACACGCATGTCAACTACGACCCCACGGCCGAGCAGCTCGCCGAGATCACCGTGATGGCGGCCGAGGAGATCATGCGCTTTGGCATCCGGCCCAAGGCGGCGCTGCTGAGTCATTCCAACTTCGGCTCCAGCAATCATGAAAGCGCCGCCAAGATGCGCCAGACGCTGCAGCTGCTGCGCGAGCAGGCGCCCTGGCTGGAGGTCGATGGCGAGATGCACGGCGACGTGGCGCTCGATGAGAAAGAGCGCCAGGAGCTGATGCCACACGGCACGCTGGCCGGCAGCGCCAACCTGCTGGTCATGCCCAACATCGACGCGGCCAACATCTCCTACAACCTTTTGAAAACCGCCGCCGGCGGTGGCATCGCCATCGGGCCGATGTTGCTGGGCGCGGGCGCGCCGGTGCAGGTGCTGACCCCCAGCGCCACCGTGCGCCGCATCGTCAACATGACGGCGCTCACCGTGGCCGACGCCAATACCGCACGCTGA
- a CDS encoding FadR/GntR family transcriptional regulator, with product MTTRPPAAQAIKQLKRSDLVAQEVKRLITQKNLSPGDRLPREGELQEQFQVSKGTIREALKSLEVQGLVTISTGPSGGGTIVEVPLERTLQFMQNYLFFQEVTIDDIYTVRQMLEPELAAGAVPHLTEADFEALEHSISCCDPTQSREDLVTQRREDVNFHDILAAANPNPFLRFSCELINEMIRQLIVFGNRTPQAEHRRFGEANAQFHRDIVQAARARDAEAVRALMAQHMRDAASSVKRMKGRLQGRLILDADALRRPRAAPKAASAPARRTRKPAADTGGAA from the coding sequence ATGACCACCAGACCACCCGCTGCTCAGGCAATCAAGCAACTCAAGCGCTCGGACCTCGTCGCCCAGGAGGTCAAGCGCCTGATCACGCAGAAGAACCTGAGCCCCGGCGACCGCCTGCCGCGCGAGGGCGAGCTGCAGGAGCAGTTCCAGGTCAGCAAGGGCACCATCCGCGAGGCGCTCAAGTCGCTGGAAGTGCAGGGCCTGGTCACCATCTCCACCGGACCCAGCGGGGGCGGCACCATCGTCGAAGTGCCGCTGGAGCGCACGCTGCAGTTCATGCAGAACTACCTGTTCTTCCAGGAAGTGACGATCGACGACATCTACACCGTGCGCCAGATGCTGGAGCCGGAACTGGCCGCCGGCGCCGTTCCGCACCTGACCGAGGCCGACTTCGAGGCGCTGGAGCACAGCATCAGCTGCTGCGACCCGACGCAAAGCCGCGAGGACCTGGTCACGCAGCGGCGCGAGGATGTGAATTTCCACGACATCCTGGCCGCGGCCAACCCCAATCCGTTCCTGCGGTTTTCCTGCGAGCTGATCAACGAGATGATTCGCCAGCTGATCGTGTTCGGCAACCGCACGCCGCAGGCCGAGCACCGCCGCTTCGGCGAAGCCAACGCCCAGTTCCATCGCGACATCGTGCAGGCCGCGCGCGCACGCGACGCAGAGGCGGTGCGCGCGCTGATGGCGCAGCACATGCGGGATGCGGCCAGCAGCGTCAAGCGCATGAAGGGGCGGCTGCAGGGCCGCCTGATCCTGGACGCGGACGCGCTGCGCCGCCCGCGTGCGGCGCCCAAAGCCGCGTCTGCGCCCGCCAGGCGCACGCGCAAGCCGGCGGCGGACACTGGCGGTGCGGCCTGA
- a CDS encoding ABC transporter ATP-binding protein, producing MNTVAATARTQGAPLSATPLLSLDDVHAHYGKSHVLQGVSLQVREGELVTLLGRNGAGKTTTLKAIAGVVPATRGQLHFGGQPLQRMATHQVAQRGVCLVPEHRGIFKLLTVEENLLLAQRKKSPWQLPDVYRIFPRLQERRLNGGGQLSGGEQQMLAIGRALMNAPRLLMLDEPVEGLAPVIVEEIVAQLKTIKAAGVTILLVEQNLEVCTQLADRHYIIEQGCIVHEAYNAEFLRDEAVKDRYLGVGLV from the coding sequence ATGAACACCGTCGCCGCAACCGCGCGTACCCAAGGCGCGCCCTTGAGCGCCACCCCGCTGCTGTCCCTGGACGACGTGCACGCCCACTACGGCAAGAGCCACGTGCTGCAAGGCGTGTCGCTGCAGGTGCGCGAGGGCGAGCTGGTCACCCTGCTGGGCCGCAACGGTGCGGGCAAGACCACCACGCTCAAGGCGATCGCCGGCGTCGTACCGGCCACCCGCGGGCAGCTGCACTTCGGCGGGCAGCCGCTGCAGCGCATGGCCACGCACCAGGTCGCGCAGCGCGGCGTCTGCCTGGTGCCCGAGCACCGCGGCATCTTCAAGCTGCTCACGGTGGAAGAAAACCTGCTGCTGGCCCAGCGCAAGAAGTCCCCGTGGCAGCTGCCGGACGTGTACCGCATCTTCCCGCGCCTGCAGGAGCGGCGCCTGAACGGCGGCGGCCAGCTGTCCGGCGGCGAGCAGCAGATGCTGGCCATAGGCCGCGCGCTGATGAACGCACCGCGCCTGCTGATGCTGGACGAGCCGGTCGAGGGCCTGGCGCCGGTCATCGTCGAGGAGATCGTGGCGCAGCTCAAGACCATCAAGGCCGCCGGGGTCACCATCCTGCTGGTCGAGCAGAACCTGGAAGTTTGCACCCAGCTGGCCGATCGGCACTACATCATCGAGCAAGGCTGCATCGTGCACGAGGCGTACAACGCCGAGTTCCTGCGCGACGAGGCCGTCAAGGACCGCTACCTCGGCGTTGGCCTGGTCTAG
- a CDS encoding ABC transporter substrate-binding protein translates to MQRRHLLQLSALGALPSSLSLAASAWAQAKDVIQFGCPVPMSGAFAANGKFADLGMKLAIEQYGKVLNRPLAYTLLDTEGKPATAVRKVQDAAQQQGARFFAGGILSSEALAMGKEAEKVGGIFITTAGADEITGKDCNSATFRWSVPTFGAIEQTVRPLIEAMPKAKRWYTITPQYVFGDGLLGAAKNIFKEKGLEHVGNSYHSLTEKEFSGYLTNAAAAKPDVLLLLNFGAQSSDTLRQAVSFGMHKNMTILIAWASGLEQFESLGADLCDGVYFGAQYWHTVDAPLNQELVKRCQDKFKSNPNYSLAGSYICTKLLIDAIAKAGSADQKAVIAALEGMKYQGLTGDEEVRKADHQVLKNYYLLKGKAKSKMKNKDDYVDVVSSGKSFLAPDQTGCKLT, encoded by the coding sequence ATGCAACGTCGCCATCTCCTGCAACTGTCCGCGCTCGGCGCGCTGCCCTCGTCCCTGTCGCTGGCCGCCAGCGCCTGGGCGCAGGCCAAGGACGTCATCCAGTTCGGCTGCCCCGTACCCATGTCGGGCGCGTTCGCGGCCAACGGCAAGTTCGCCGACCTGGGAATGAAGCTGGCCATCGAGCAGTACGGCAAGGTGCTGAACCGCCCGCTGGCCTACACGCTGCTGGACACCGAGGGCAAGCCGGCCACGGCGGTGCGCAAGGTGCAGGACGCGGCCCAGCAGCAGGGCGCGCGCTTCTTCGCCGGCGGCATCCTGTCGTCCGAGGCGCTGGCCATGGGCAAGGAGGCCGAGAAGGTCGGCGGCATCTTCATCACCACCGCAGGCGCCGACGAGATCACCGGCAAGGACTGCAACAGCGCCACCTTCCGCTGGTCGGTGCCCACCTTCGGCGCCATCGAGCAGACCGTGCGCCCGCTGATCGAGGCCATGCCGAAGGCCAAGCGCTGGTACACCATCACGCCGCAATACGTGTTCGGCGATGGCCTGCTGGGCGCCGCCAAGAACATCTTCAAGGAAAAGGGCCTGGAGCATGTGGGCAACAGCTACCACTCGCTGACCGAAAAGGAGTTCAGCGGCTACCTGACCAACGCCGCCGCCGCCAAGCCCGACGTGCTGCTGCTGCTGAACTTCGGCGCGCAGTCGTCGGACACGCTGCGCCAGGCGGTGAGCTTCGGCATGCACAAGAACATGACCATCCTGATCGCCTGGGCCTCGGGGCTGGAGCAGTTCGAGTCGCTCGGCGCAGACCTGTGCGACGGCGTGTACTTCGGCGCCCAGTACTGGCACACGGTCGATGCGCCGCTGAACCAGGAGCTGGTCAAGCGCTGCCAGGACAAGTTCAAGTCCAACCCCAATTACAGCCTGGCCGGCTCCTACATCTGCACCAAGCTGCTGATCGACGCCATCGCCAAGGCTGGCAGCGCCGACCAAAAAGCCGTGATCGCCGCATTGGAGGGCATGAAATACCAGGGCCTGACGGGTGATGAGGAGGTGCGCAAGGCCGACCACCAGGTGCTCAAGAACTACTACCTGCTCAAGGGCAAGGCCAAGTCCAAGATGAAGAACAAGGACGACTACGTGGACGTGGTCAGCTCCGGCAAGTCCTTCCTGGCGCCTGACCAGACCGGCTGCAAGCTGACCTGA